The proteins below are encoded in one region of Castor canadensis chromosome 6, mCasCan1.hap1v2, whole genome shotgun sequence:
- the LOC109702593 gene encoding LOW QUALITY PROTEIN: protocadherin beta-2-like (The sequence of the model RefSeq protein was modified relative to this genomic sequence to represent the inferred CDS: inserted 2 bases in 2 codons; substituted 1 base at 1 genomic stop codon) codes for MTKISESNVTVPPVKNSSITSVHQGCTWSLSDFPPLESAHFNFPFHNNVSCYSEARARLERVCWETRGDGNQRGKGRQVLIFFVLLGIAQAGYKPRHYSVAEEMESGSFVANLLKDLGLEVDELALRGARLVSKEKRLRLQLDRQTGDLLLNEKRHWEELCDPTEPYVLPFQVLLESPLHFFQAELWIRNISDHSPVFLDKXILKISEIIAPGTTFLIERAQDLDVGSNSLPNYTITPNYXFHLKLQDSPNGILPQLVLDKALEREEQPEIRLTLSALDRETPXRSGTVLIRIEAADINDNAPEFAKLLYEVQVPENSPIGSQVATVSARDLDVGINEETSYVLSQASEDIRKTFQINAKSGELLLAQKLDFESIQTCTVTIQAADRWGLSGSCVVFVQVMDLNDNPPEVTMSTRINEIPENLLETIIAVFSVSDPDSGDNGRMVCSIQDELPFVLKPSVENCHTLVKNTPLDRKTRSEYNITITVTDLGTPRLKTEHSISVQVSDVNDNAPAFTHTSYTLRVRENNGPGLHIGSVSATDRDAGTNAQLTYSLLPPPEPHLALASLVAIDADSGQLFALRPLDYEALQALEFRVGAADRGSPALSSQALVRLLVLDANDNSPFVLYPMQNASAPCTELLPRAAEPGYLLTKVVAVDGDSGQNAWLSYQLLKATEPGLFSVWPHNGEVRTARLLSERDAPKHRLLVLVRDNGEPPLSASVTLHVLLVDGFSQPYLPLPEAAAEQGRGDALTLHLVVALASVSSLFLLCVLVFVAVRLCRRSRAASVSGCAVPQGHFPGHLVDVSGAGTLSHSYQYEVCLTEGSGTREYNFLRSIIPNRVIQGT; via the exons ATGAC aAAAATCAGTGAGTCTAATGTAACTGTTCCTCCTGTGAAAAATTCTTCTATTACCAGTGTGCACCAGGGATGTACATGGAGTTTAAGTGATTTCCCACCATTAGAATCTGCACATTTCAACTTCCCTTTTCACAATAATGTGTCGTGCTATAGTGAGG CCAGAGCCAGATTGGAGCGAGTTTGCTGGGAGACCAGAGGCGATGGAAaccagagagggaaaggaaggcaaGTCCTGATATTCTTTGTTCTACTGGGCATAGCTCAGGCTGGTTACAAGCCTAGGCACTATTCAGTGGCTGAAGAaatggagagtggctcctttgtGGCCAATTTATTAAAAGATCTGGGACTGGAGGTAGACGAACTAGCTTTGAGGGGTGCCAGGCTGGtttctaaagaaaaaagattgcGTTTGCAGTTGGATAGGCAGACTGGAGATTTATTATTAAATGAGAAACGGCACTGGGAGGAGTTGTGCGATCCTACTGAGCCCTATGTACTACCTTTCCAGGTGTTATTGGAAAGTCCCTTGCACTTTTTCCAGGCTGAGCTCTGGATTAGGAACATAAGTGATCATTCCCCTGTTTTCTTggata taattttgaaaatttcggAAATTATTGCTCCTGGAACTACTTTCCTAATAGAACGTGCGCAAGACTTAGATGTAGGAAGCAATAGCCTCCCAAATTACACAATCACTCCCAATTACTAATTTCATCTTAAATTACAAGACAGTCCCAATGGCATATTGCCACAGTTAGTGCTGGACAAAGCGTTGGAACGCGAGGAACAGCCTGAAATCAGGTTAACTCTCTCTGCGTTGGACCGTGAAACTC CCCGGTCTGGCACTGTCCTGATCCGCATTGAAGCTGCGGACATCAATGACAACGCTCCTGAGTTTGCAAAACTGCTCTACGAGGTGCAGGTCCCAGAGAACAGTCCCATTGGATCCCAGGTTGCCACTGTCTCTGCTAGGGATTTAGACGTTGGAATTAATGAAGAAACATCTTATGTACTTTCTCAAGCTTCTGAAGACATTCGAAAAACGtttcaaataaatgcaaaatcGGGAGAACTCCTTTTAGCTCAGAAACTGGATTTTGAATCCATTCAGACTTGCACAGTAACTATTCAGGCGGCAGATCGTTGGGGCCTTTCTGGAAGTTGTGTAGTATTTGTCCAAGTGATGGATTTGAATGACAACCCTCCAGAAGTGACAATGTCAACACGTATCAATGAGATTCCAGAAAACTTGCTGGAAACCATAATTGCTGTATTCAGTGTTTCAGATCCTGATTCAGGAGACAACGGAAGGATGGTTTGCTCCATCCAAGATGAGCTTCCTTTTGTCCTGAAGCCCTCAGTTGAGAACTGTCATACTCTTGTGAAAAACACACCCCTGGACCGGAAGACCAGGTCCGAGTATAACATCACCATAACCGTCACTGACTTGGGTACACCCAGGCTGAAAACTGAGCACAGCATAAGCGTGCAGGTGTCCGACGTGAACGACAACGCCCCGGCCTTCACGCACACCTCCTACACCCTGCGGGTGCGCGAGAACAACGGCCCCGGCCTGCACATAGGCAGCGTGAGCGCCACAGACAGGGACGCGGGCACCAACGCCCAGCTCACCTACTCGCTGCTGCCGCCCCCAGAGCCGCACCTGGCCCTCGCCTCGCTCGTGGCCATCGACGCGGACAGCGGGCAGCTGTTCGCCCTGAGGCCGCTGGACTACGAGGCCCTGCAGGCCTTGGAGTTCCGCGTGGGCGCCGCCGACCGCGGCTCGCCCGCGCTCAGCAGCCAGGCGCTCGTGCGCCTGCTGGTGCTGGACGCCAATGACAACTCGCCCTTCGTGCTGTACCCGATGCAGAACGCCTCTGCGCCCTGCACCGAGCTGCTGCCCAGGGCGGCCGAGCCGGGGTACCTGCTCACCAAGGTGGTGGCGGTGGACGGCGACTCGGGCCAGAACGCATGGCTGTCCTACCAGCTGCTCAAGGCCACGGAGCCCGGGCTCTTCAGCGTGTGGCCGCACAATGGCGAGGTGCGCACCGCCAGGCTGCTGAGCGAGCGCGACGCGCCCAAGCACAGGCTGCTGGTGCTGGTCAGGGACAATGGCGAGCCGCCGCTGTCTGCCAGCGTCACGCTGCACGTGCTGCTGGTGGATGGCTTCTCCCAGCCCTACCTGCCGCTGCCGGAAGCGGCGGCCGAGCAGGGGCGGGGCGACGCGCTCACCTTGCACCTGGTGGTGGCCTTGGCGTCGGTGTCGTCGCTCTTCctcttgtgtgtgctggtgttcGTGGCGGTGCGGCTGTGCAGGAGGAGCAGGGCGGCCTCTGTGTCTGGCTGTGCGGTGCCCCAGGGCCACTTTCCGGGCCACCTGGTGGATGTCAGCGGTGCGGGGACCCTGTCCCACAGCTACCAGTATGAGGTGTGTCTGACAGAAGGCTCTGGGACCAGGGAGTACAACTTCCTGAGATCGATTATCCCCAATCGTGTGATTCAAGGTACTTAG